CCGACGCCATCAAACGCTATCTGGTCGAGCACTACGGTATCTCCGGGAGCGATCTCGTTACCGTCGGCTATGGCGAGACTAGGCTGAAGGACTCAGATCATCCCAACGCTGGGGTCAACCGCCGGGTCCAGGTCGTCAATTTGGAAACGAAGAGCGCTTCGCAATGAAATGTCCCAGTCTGATCGAGATTTCGACCTAAGAGACTTTTGGTCCCTTATCCTGACCGCACCCTTCGCGGCCATCAGCCTTCAATCAGAACTCAGATCAGCTTCTTAACGGACGACTAGAGAATTGCAAAACACGCAAGGCGCCAATTGCCCGATGCCTTGCCTAGGCCGATGTCAGCTGCAATGTCGCTGAAGGACGTTACGCTCGCCCGGATAAGCTTTTCATCCTCCTGAGGGCCAAATCCCCGAACTTTAAGCGGCCGTCCAAAGGTGGACCGCTATCACGCAAATTATGGCAGCTATCATTCCAAACAAGGGATACAGGGCGGGCTGTCGTCCACGCGCAGGCCGCAGCGTAGATAACAATAGCTTCCCATCGTGAGATAGCAGGTACTCTAATAGCCTCCGAAGCGCTGTTCAGGCGAATAAGAACATACTGCACGCATGTCAGGTATCGCATAAAAGGTATCTTAACAACTTTAGCGCGTAGTACCTTCGATACTAAAATGAATTTGGGCCAGCCAATGAGGGCAATTTCTGCGGCCGATCTCATTACTGAGTTGGATGACACCATCGCGAGGAGCTCATCCGAACGTTGTGCGCGCATGCTCTGGCGCACCACCGACCTACTCGTCGACGGTAATCACCGACTGCAAGAGCCGCAGGTCGGCCTTCTTGACGACGTTCTAATTCGCTTGGCCCGGCGGATTGGGCCCGGGACGCTCGCCGAGCTCAGCACGACGCTCGCCGAGCTGGGTACTGCTCCGATGAAGACCTTGCGACGTCTCGCCTCGTGCGGCGATCCGGCGATCGCAGTCCCGATCCTTATGAAATCTCCCGCCCTATCGCCGGCTGATCTCGTGGCGATCGCGACGTCCGGCAGCGAGGATCACCTTCTCGCCATTGCTGGCCGGCGCAGGATCGAATGCCCAGTGACTGAGGCAATATTGCAGCGCGGCAGCAGCAAGACTTGTCTGGCCGTCATCGGCAATCCGGGCGCTGAATTCTCAGGCGCGGCCTATGCCAACTTGGTCCGTAGGGCTGTGGATGACGACGAGATCACGAAAGCGCTGACGCTGAGGCCAGACACCCCGGACATGGTGGTTCGGGAGCTGCTGTCGGTATTGCCACGGCCGGCAAATAAGGCTTCCAACGCAAACGCTTCATCGCAGGTATTAGCGACAGCGAAGGGACTTTGCGACACTGAGTACGCCGCCGCGAGGCCGGAGATCATATCGCTCAATCGGAGCGGAAAGCTGAGCGATTCGACTGTCAATCGGTTCGCGATCCGGCGTGAGACAGCCAACCTGTTCACGGCGTTGTCGGTGCTGTCGGGAGCACCGATTGAGGCCATCGAGCAGGTTATGGCAGAGTCTGGTTACGAAGGCCCGGTTATGGCGTGCCGGGCATCGCGCTTGAACTGGCAGACCACGCTGGCGGTCCTCAACACTCGCGGCGCGAGGCTTTCACTAGGCGAGCGCGCACGAGCTCAGGTGCTGTTCGAAACGCTTCATCTCTCGACCAGCCAATGGTCCGTTCGTTGGGGAGAAATCTCCGCGGGCGCCCGCGGTCGCACTGCAAGTTCGGCAGGAAACCAATGAAATTCGACGGTCGCAAGGCGTCTCGAGTGCGCATGGACAACAGACAGCCCGTGAACCTGATGGGCTCCGACGGCACCTGGCGGCGAAGCTGCGTCTTGCTCGATATCTCGAACACCGGCGCCAAGATCGAAGTCGAAGGATCGCTCGATGTTCTCTCGGCCAAGGAGTTCTTCATGCTGCTGTCGTCGACGGGAC
This genomic window from Bradyrhizobium sp. 4 contains:
- a CDS encoding DUF2336 domain-containing protein, with amino-acid sequence MRAISAADLITELDDTIARSSSERCARMLWRTTDLLVDGNHRLQEPQVGLLDDVLIRLARRIGPGTLAELSTTLAELGTAPMKTLRRLASCGDPAIAVPILMKSPALSPADLVAIATSGSEDHLLAIAGRRRIECPVTEAILQRGSSKTCLAVIGNPGAEFSGAAYANLVRRAVDDDEITKALTLRPDTPDMVVRELLSVLPRPANKASNANASSQVLATAKGLCDTEYAAARPEIISLNRSGKLSDSTVNRFAIRRETANLFTALSVLSGAPIEAIEQVMAESGYEGPVMACRASRLNWQTTLAVLNTRGARLSLGERARAQVLFETLHLSTSQWSVRWGEISAGARGRTASSAGNQ
- a CDS encoding PilZ domain-containing protein, with translation MKFDGRKASRVRMDNRQPVNLMGSDGTWRRSCVLLDISNTGAKIEVEGSLDVLSAKEFFMLLSSTGLAYRRCELVWIDGTTAGVHFIQANGKKAQTTASDRGVQTNLSRAVSSK